From Diospyros lotus cultivar Yz01 chromosome 4, ASM1463336v1, whole genome shotgun sequence, a single genomic window includes:
- the LOC127799028 gene encoding uncharacterized protein LOC127799028 isoform X1, which produces MFQLVNCKPFNPLLKGTDVGWYRIPTSTVTTPNHLCVRLDNGNKYAMRPLFSLRPHTNHGYGSERTPDILDNTVDGGSLIRKCIEALHEIRNLNHAAYSKAYLLRECIEALHEIENLNHAAYSKAMDKLKSEPSWRVVFLELPNNRKKDWVLTL; this is translated from the exons ATGTTTCAACTAGTCAACTGCAAGCCGTTCAACCCATTACTCAAGGGGACTGATGTTGGTTGGTATCGTATCCCAACAAGCACAGTCACAACTCCTAATCATCTTTGTGTGAGACTTGACAAT GGGAACAAATATGCAATGAGACCTCTATTCAGCCTGCGACCCCACACTAACCATGGATACGGATCGGAGCGAACTCCTGATATTCTTGACAATACAGTTGATGGAGGGTCCCTTATAAGAAAGTGCATTGAGGCATTACATGAAATTCGGAATCTTAATCATGCAGCCTATTCCAAAGCCTACCTTTTAAGAGAGTGCATCGAGGCATTACATGAAATTGAGAATCTTAATCATGCAGCCTACTCCAAAGCTATGGACAAGTTGAAGAGTGAACCTTCTTGGAGAGTTGTGTTTTTAGAGTTGCCTaataatagaaagaaagattggGTCCTCACTCTTTGA